A DNA window from Anastrepha obliqua isolate idAnaObli1 chromosome 5, idAnaObli1_1.0, whole genome shotgun sequence contains the following coding sequences:
- the LOC129249423 gene encoding histone H2A-like has product MSGRGKGGKVKGKAKSRSNRAGLQFPVGRIHRLLRKGNYAERVGAGAPVYLAAVMEYLAAEVLELAGNAARDNKKTRIIPRHLQLAIRNDEELNKLLSGVTIAQGGVLPNIQAVLLP; this is encoded by the coding sequence ATGTCAGGCcgtggtaaaggtggtaaagttaagggaaaggcaaagtcccgttcaaatcgtgctggtcttcaatttccagttggtcgtattcatcgtttgttgcgcaaaggcaattatgctgagcgtgttggtgccggtgctccagtttatctagctgcagttatggaatatttagcagctgaagttcttgaattggctggtaatgctgctcgtgataacaaaaagacaagaatcatcccacgtcatttacaattggccatccgcaacgatgaagaattgaataaattgttgtccggtgtaactattgctcaaggtggtgttttgcctaatattcaagctgtacttttgcca